The nucleotide sequence GGGTTTTGGAATCAACAGAACAAATTCACCCAGAAGTAAATTCTGGAACTGGTGCTTGGCTATGGAAGGAAAACCTGTGTTAAAGCTCCAAAAAACCACACGCCCACAAATTTAGTTTAGAAACTTATTTGAACTTCCGTGCAAGTTCCCTTTGTGTTTGCACTTTGCATGAATCAGCTCCTGAGACAGCTCCAGCATGGGGTGGAAGGTGAGTGCTGAGCAAACACAGCTGGATGGGGCAGCCTGCAcctccagagcagccccagtgcTGGGTCAGGGCCGTGGCTCCCCGGCATCTGCTCCCGGCGAGCGCCGCGCGTCGTCTTCATGGAGATTTCATTTCCCCCTCTGGTTAAATATTTCACAAAAATCACCCGTAACTGACAGCTGAATGAGGAGGTTATGACAGACGGGAGAGCTTATTTTCCCCCCTCCAGCCAAAGATTTCATCGCTTCACTGGAGATTGGGCACGTTCACAGCAACCCTTTCTGCAAGCGAGCGCCCAGCCCCGAGCCGGCGCAGGAAACGCCGCAGgtgccactgcccagcccctggccaggagccatgccagggctggggatggccaccGAGTGTCCCCTggccaggcagcccaggccaggCAGCGCCCGTGGCTCTGTGGGGAGCTGGCGGTGCAGCGTGGCCGCGGAGCCGCCGCTGCCGGCAGCGGTGCagcgctgctgctgcactgcagggctggagtggCTTTCCAGGGCTGAACTCCGCGGATTGGCCCGGAGCACCCcgctctcctccctccctgccctccctcctccagcaCCCACAAGCCACGGAGATTGGACAGTTTGGTGCCACATGGCAGAGAGGAGCTAGGATAAAAAAATGAGCTGGGCGCGGGGATTGTAGAGTCCGCGGCAAAGGAAGCTCGCGGTGCGCTGGCACCAACATTTGCTGGCTGAGCTGagtcagtgcagggagcacggacagacggacacaccaccggggctgcagccacccagggacacctgcgGGGTGAGCACCAGCTGCGGAGCATCCTGTCCCCTCCGTGCCAGCCATGTCCCTGGTGGTGAAGGAGAAGAACCACGTCCGGTTGGTTTTCCTGGGGGCTGCCGGCGTGGGCAAGACCTCGCTGATCCGGCGCTTCCTGCTGGACACCTTCGAGCCCAAGCACCGGCGCACGGTGGAGGAGCTGCACAGCAAGGAGTATGAGGTGTGCGGGGCCACGGTCACCGTGGAGATCCTGGACACCAGCGGCAGCTACTCCTTCCCGGCCATGAGGAAGCTCTCCATCCAGAACAGCGACGCCTTCGCCCTGGTCTACGCCGTGGATGACGCCGAGTCCTTCGAGAGCGTCAAGAGCCTGCGGGAGGAGATCCTGGAGGTGAAGGAGGACAAGTTCCCTCCCATCGTGGTGGTGGGCAACAAGGCGGAGAGCGGCGGCGAGCGGCGCGTGCCGGTGGAGGACGCGCTGTCGCTGGTGGAGCTGGACTGGAACAGCCGCTTCGTGGAGGCCTCGGCCAAGGACAACGAGAACGTCCTGGAGGTGttcagggagctgctgcagcaggccAACCTGCCCAGCAGGCTCAGCCCCGCGCTCTGCAAGAGGAGGGAGACGCTGCCCAAGGAGCAGGCGCTCAGGCCGCCCATGAACAAGACCAACAGCTGCTCCGTGTGCTGAGCCCGGCTGCAAACTCAGGTGGGCCGGGTGGGAGAGGCACTGCCCCGGCCAAAacctcccctgctgcctcccaccccttccctcctcttcctcacccaGCCCAGAGGAGCGGAGAGGGTGGGAGGTGACCCGAAGGTGGGGTGCTGGATGGGTGTGGGGTATTCCCAAAAAAGCAGGAGGCTCACCTGGGGAGCAGCCTGGGTCAGGCAGGGCGCTGAGGGCAGGCACGGGCAGGGGGGCTCTGGCAGATGtgggcacctgcagctgcatcagccctgccagcaccgCTGTGCCAGCACTTGAGTCTGGTGTCACCTCGTCCCCAGCACCTCCAACCTCCTGGCATGGCTCTGGCACCCACAGCACACCCGAGCAGTCCTCAGTCTGTAGAACATGTGATAGGGTGGTCTGTGCATCAGTTTGGTTTTCTCTAttctctttctgtttgttttgttttttttttaagcattccAAGTAAATAAATTGTTGCAAAGTGGAGCTGGAAAATGTCTCGGTTTCTTTCTCCTGTATTTCAGGTGCTGCAGTGTCTGCTATCAGTGTTTTATGCTCTTATCACTGCATTTTGCCTTCCCTCCTCTGCGCTCTAGGCTCATGTGGAGTGTCCTGGCACTGgaggagcctcccctggcagtgccaggacatTCAGAGTTATGATTTTTCTAATAATTTACCCACACTGACATTTTTACCGAGCAGCAGAAACCAACAATAAAACATCTTCTCACCTCTGAGCACAGAAAATAACACCCAGCCATTAAAAGACAGCTGatccactgaaataaaaacacaaacatGTTAAAAGGAGATAATAAACGGCACGGGGGGAGGCACAGGAGAGCCGTgtttgctgtgctgagcgtgccCTGGACTGATTTACTCtcccctcacacagcccagcctggctgtaaTGAGCACTTaacctgcccagcagccccacaCACACACCAGAAACAGAGATATCAAAGCCTGCTGGATTAAAGAGTCACCCCCAGCTCCACACCAAGGGGGTGGGCAGCGTTCAgaagcccagccctgcaggatggtGGCCCCTGATCAGCTGGGGAGGCACCCGGGGatgccagcccttcccaggggagcaggtgccagcagggagagcccGGCCTCCCCGTGGGCATCACCTGCTGGCAcaccctgctgccacctctgccgTGGGCACTGGGGCCACCACAGCGACCCCCAGCCAGGCAAACCCTCCTCCCGGGGTCAGGTGAGGGACaaggctggggacaggcagcagaggggacaggcaggTGCCACCAGGACCTGCTGTGGTGGCTCAGCTTGCCCTCACCTCTGTCTCACAGCTGCCACCACGGcgccctgcccaggtgtgtggcTGTCCCTCACCCAGTGCcttggggacacacagggacacagagagCTGCCCAGGATGGAGCCTGTCCTGGGGAAAGGGAATTCCCTGCAGGGAAGGACCAGGACCAGCTCACTTTGGGCAGCTGAGCCGACGTGATGCCCCCCacctgcagtggggctgggtgTGACGGACGCAGGCACAGGGATGTGCCCaccaggggacacctgcagggctgtccctgcccacaccCAGCCCCGGCCGTGCAGGGACCCCTCCTCTCactgagcagcagccctgcagcagccccacagctcccagggcGGGTTTGGCTTTGGGGGATGCACAGCCAGGAGCACCAGGCCCTTTGGTCctggaaaacagaaggaaaacctCCCTGCAGTGTGAAAAGAGGGATCTGGGAAGGGCAAGGCTGGCCCTTATCCACAGTCAAGGTCTGGaaacagcccctcctgggggtcccagcagcctggcagagcccccCGAGCTCCTCCCCTGCACCccacctctgcctgccccgGGCAGAGCAGGAACCCCGGGGGCTCCAGGACCCCaacccccagccagccccagcccaggaccTGCGGggtgcagcagccactgctctgcAGATGGATCCTGACCGAGAcgctgcagctgcaggaatgaGACTCTGGAGGTGCAGGGGATGCACAGGGGGGTGCTGGAGGCGgcggagctgcaggaggaggtgatggaggcacaggagctgcaagGGGACATGCAGGAGATGCTGGAGGTGCAAAAGGAcatgcaggagctgcagaggaacatgcaggaggtgcagagggagatgcaggagatgcaggagctgcagagggacaagCAGGAGGTGCAGAGGAGAtgcaggaggtgcaggaggTGCAAAGGGACATGCAGGAGATACAGAGGAACATGCAGGAGGTGCAGGAGATGCAGAGGGACATGTAGGAGATGCTGGAGGTACAGAGGGACATGCAGGAGGTGCAGAgggagatgcaggagatgctGGAGGTACAGAGGGACATGCAGGAGGTACAGAGGGACATGCAGGAGGTACAGAGGAACATGCAggaggtgcaggagctgcaggaggtgcagaggtagctgcaggaggtgcaggaGCTTCGCACGCAGGTACGGGACCCTCTCCTCGGGCtcacctcctgcccctgcagcgCCGGGCTCCAGCAAAGAGCGGAGCCATTGGAGGAGCCCTGCAGCACCCGGTGCCCCTCGCCCAATGCCTGCCAGCCTTGTAGAGCCcctcccgcccgccccggcccccccgggccgcccccagccccacttccCCCGGCCGTTCTCAAAACACGAGGAAGGTGTGGAATATCTGCCCGCTgtgcctgtccttcctgcccCGTTCGCTCCAGACTCGCCTCCCTGCCCCACGCTCACCCAGAAGAGCTccgtgtgagccctgctctgttCCACATTGCCAGGAAAATTCACCCACAAACACCAGAGGTTTATGACCAAAAAGGAGACTGAGGAGTCCTTTAACTTTATTCGAATAAAAGGAGAGGCCATGGGGCTTCCCCTGGGGTCTCTCAAGTTTTTGGAGGATGCAACCtcctttttatcccaatttcccacatttccctctctctttccccatttctgaggtacttgagaggtacagGCTTCCTGAAATGCCTGATACCAGAGATTTCCCTCTGATGTACAACcctcatttttaatttttaattcttatggaatttaggattttttccccattgtttctttcaccTTTCAATATCCCAATTCCATTTACCAGCAAACCTACAAACAAACTGTAAAGGCAAACATCTTTTATCCATTCATTAACCAGCGGAATCTTTCCCACCGTTTCTTTCGTTCTTTTACCCGCAGCCTGTTTGTTGCccccagcatcctgcagccCATCCTCGATCCGGGAGCTGCCCGGGCTCGGTTTGGGCACAATCAGCCGGGGCAGGGAGCTCAGCCCGGGCTCTGTGAATTGGCATTGCCTGCTGCCCTTGGCTCCAGCCCTGACTGATGGGCGGCTCTGACACTGTGAGAAACGCCAATcgcttgtttttaaaattttttaaaggtttaatagtaataaaacgGGTATAAAAagagtaatataattagagtagtaaaaatttggacaatttgGAATAGGACAATACGAGACAATAAGAATAAAGAGTTACTGAGACTCCGAGTAccttttctgggcaaaataagcctgaAAAGGACacccgttaacagaggattaacccttaaaagcagcagcctgttgcatattcatacacttCACagatgatgcataaattccattccaacaaaggattctgtctggtcagtgtcagCTTCTTCTTCTGAATCCTGACTGCGTCTTCAGGGCTGAGCGAGGCGAGAAGAGCTCGAtaatggagcaataaattccctttctctgaaaggtTTAGGTGTC is from Passer domesticus isolate bPasDom1 chromosome 20, bPasDom1.hap1, whole genome shotgun sequence and encodes:
- the LOC135284194 gene encoding GTP-binding protein Rhes-like; amino-acid sequence: MSLVVKEKNHVRLVFLGAAGVGKTSLIRRFLLDTFEPKHRRTVEELHSKEYEVCGATVTVEILDTSGSYSFPAMRKLSIQNSDAFALVYAVDDAESFESVKSLREEILEVKEDKFPPIVVVGNKAESGGERRVPVEDALSLVELDWNSRFVEASAKDNENVLEVFRELLQQANLPSRLSPALCKRRETLPKEQALRPPMNKTNSCSVC